Within the Bacillus sp. FSL K6-3431 genome, the region CGGGTTCAATGGGCAAACCGCTACCGAATATTGAAACGGCTGTTTTGGACGATGATGGAAGTATTCTGCCATTGGGGGAAGTTGGGCACTTAGCAATAAAAGGTCCATGGCCTGCGATTATGAAAGGGGTTTGGAAGGACGAAGCTAAATATGCCTCTTATTTTCCGTTTGGTCCAGATTGGTATCTTGCTGGTGATTTAGCGTCCAAGGATGATGACGGTTATATCTTTTTCCAAGGAAGAAGCGATGATATGATTAATTCTTCTGGTGAACGTATTGGTCCTTTTGAAGTAGAGAGCAAGTTAATTGAGCACCCGGCAGTGGCAGAAGCAGGTGTTATTGGCAAACCTGATCCTATTCGTGGTGAAATTGTAAAAGCGTTTATCGTTTTAAACAAGGATTATACATCCACACCAACCCTGCTTGAAAACATACGTCTTTTTGTCAGAGGTAGGCTTGCGGCCCACTCTGCACCACGTGAAATAGAAGTGGTGGAAGAATTACCGAAAACAAAAATTAGCGGAAAAATTTTACGCAGGCAGTTAAAAGCACAGGAAATTGAAAAGTCAAAAAAGGTGCTAGTATAACATATGACTAATATAAAATACCTATATCTTTTATCCTGTTTATATACTTTATCTATGTTAAATTATGTTATTATAGAGGTATAAAGTATTGTGGGAGGAAGACATATGTTTAAAGCAAAAAAAGAAAAACAACAGCGAATTATGCAATTGCAATTAGAAATAGACGAATTACAAGCTGATTTACAACAAAAGGAAGAGAATAATCAGGAATGGCTTTTAAAAGTTAAGAGCGAACTGAATGCAGCAGTGCATCAGCATGAAAAAGTAAACTCGCAACATAGTGGACTTGGAGAAGCTGTTAATCTTATAGAGAAAAAGTTCGAAAACGTTGCTCATATAAGTGAAAAAACTTCAGATAAGTCAAAGGAACTATATGAAAAAGGAGTTTCTTTAAACCAACTATCAAATAAAATGGTAGACGATTCACAACAAGGATCAGAAGAAGTAAAGAACACAGCTGATGTCATTCAAGAGCTAGGAGAACAAATCATTGCATCCGAGCAAAATATGACGAATTTAAGCGAACGTTCTGTTGAAATTCAATCGATCGTCGGAGTAATTGAGGATATTGCTGCGCAAACGAATTTATTGGCGTTAAATGCATCCATCGAAGCTGCAAGAGCTGGTGATTCTGGCAAAGGATTTGCTGTTGTCGCCCAAGAAGTGCGAAAACTTGCTGAAAGCACTGCGGACAGTACGGCGAATATACAATCATTGACATCATCATTGCAAACAGAAATAGAAAGTGCACTAACAGCAACGCAAAAAAGTGCTCAGTTAGTTGATAAAGGAATTCAAGTCAGTTTTCAAACCGCAGATAAAATTGACGCTATTTTAAAAACGATTGAAGAAAGTCAAATTGATATTGGCGCGGTGCAAGAAATGATAGAGGAACAAAAACAATTGTCAGAAGAAGTGAGGTTAGAGCTTCAGGAAGCAAGAAGTCTCTTCACACATGCCCATGATAAAATTATTGAGCATATCGAAGACGCGAAAGAAGTAGATGAGCGGTTGGAGAACGGTATTTTACAGCTGCAAGTATAAAGAATTAAATAAACCACTCGCTCATTGCGGGTGGTTTATTTAATTCTATACGCAGTGGCTTCACATACTGCAGGTGAATGTTTTTAACAATAGTGCAAATCCAATGTATATGGTTATTTTATTATATATATTTATCGAAGATTATGGGCAGAAAATCTGCACTTATATAAGCTTTACGTTATGTATTGAGTTCTATCGTGTCTAAGTTTTTTCTAGTTTCTTTTCGGTACATGGAGGGAGTTTGACTAGTTATGCGTTTAAATGATTGAGCGAAAAAAGATTGTGAGGAAAAACCAGTCATTTCAGCTATGTCTGCAATTTTGTAATCGGTCGTTTCTAGGAGAAGTTGTAAATCTTTAATTCGTACTTGGTTCAAGTATTCTATAGGAGAGATCCCATATCTTTTTTTAAGGAATGAGCTAAGTAATATTTATTGATATGTCGGATTCCAGCCAATTTATCAAGTGTAATTTCATTACGGTAATTTTGCTTGATAAATTGTTTGATAAATGCCACATCTTTATTAATTCTTTTGGAGTCAGTTTTTTCAACTTTTAAGTTTTTTTCGCGCTGAAGTTTGACAATAAGAATTTCAATAATATTTTGGCGAATAATCTCAAAATTCTCTTTATTATTTTGAACTTCATATAATAACTTGTTGAGGTAGAATAAAAGATTCTCGCGGTTTCCTTGATATGTATATAGCCACATTTGTGAAATCTCTTCTTTCGGAAGTGAGAAAGACAGTCCTTCAATTCCTAATGCAATATATTCTAATGAATCCTTAAAAGGAGTAGTGAAAACCTTCATATTTTGTCATTTAATTCAAATTCGGTTTTTCATGTACATAAATGTCTTTCGTATCAATAGCCATAAAACAAATCCAATACAACCGCCAAGTGTATTCAAGATCAAATCATCGACATTGAATGTTCTTATCGAGATGATTCCAAAGTAACTTAAGATCAATTGAGATATTTCGATTGTAAGACTTGTAAGGAAAATAATAAGCGCTGCTTTTTTTACTGTTTTAATATTAAATAATAAGGATAAGTAAATTCCTAATGGCAAAAGCATAATTAAATTATAAAAAGTTAATTTGACTGAGTTCCAGAAAAACCAATCTAAGCCATTTTGACGATATATTGAAACAAAGTCCGCGACAAAATAAAATGGAGTGAACTGGATTTGGATCCCAGCCATATCGGTAAAAGGCGGTAAGTGAATATGGCCGAGCGTAAGTCTTGCCACATTTAATATATAAATAATAAAGCTGTAAAAGAAGGCCCTTTTTAAAATATGCCTAGTTTTATGTTTTACAAAATCAACTATAACTAGTAGCACAATCCCCGTGATAAAAATGATTCCTATAATCGCAATTGTATCCATAGAAAACTCCTTGCATTATTTTTCGATGGCAGGGGCAACTAAATCCTTCCGCCGGTATACACTGAGAACAAGTCCGATCAAAACAGAATTAATTAAAATATGCACTGTTCCATAGCTAATGAAGGGCAACCAAAATCCAGCAAGAGGTAACCAGCCGAGCACCATCGCAATATTGTAAACAAAGGGAACAGTGTAAAGAGTAGCCGCACCGATAATGACCAGTTGGCCAAATGTATCCGGGATTTTACGGGACATCCAGCACAATCTGACAGTGACGGCAATAAGAAAGAGAACAAGACTGATAGAAAATATCCAACCAAAAGAGTAGGTTAAAGTCACAAACACATAATCCGTGTGTGATCCTGGGAGAGAGAAGTTTTCTAGTTTTTTTATTTGGCCAAACCAGCTTGCTTCAGATAAGTACTTTTTTATTTGTACATACATAAATCCAGAGTCATCGGCATATTTTCCGGGATTTAAAAAACCTAATAATCGATGTTTCATATAGAAAGGATTATATTTCCAAATAAGAAGAGAAGAAGCTCCGATGATCAATGCGATGAATGTTCCAAGTACTCGTTTCCTCTGTTTACGAATGGTCCATACGTACATAGTGAAAACCATCGAAACATATATTAAGATATTGGATAAATTGCTTACAGGAATATAAAGTAGTAATGTAAGGGAAAATAATCCAATCATTAACAAATTACTATTACCATATCGATAAAATACTCCTGTCCATCCAATAAAAAGAAAAGGAAGAACGGCTATGGAATTTGAATTAAAAAGTCCGAATCGGATATATGGATACCCATTTATAAAGGTGCCAAAATAGAAAAGTACAATCAAATTAACACCAATTAGACCAATAACTAGCGACAACTTTTCTTTTAATTTTCGATAATCAAATAACATGATGCAAAAGGCACAAACAATGCCTAAGAAAACACTCATGGTTTGTTGATAAATAGATGGCTGATACTCAAAATTAGTGATTAAAAGTGGCAGTAACCCAACCATTTGTAAAAAAATAAAGAGACTAAATAAGCTCCAGTCCACTTTTGGTCGATGCAAACGGCCCATATTCAAACCAAGTGTTACGGGATCTCCCATTTGCTGAACGGCTTGGGCTACTGCTTCTGCTCTACACATCCCCGATTGTGTTAATTGTTGCACCGTTTCTTCAATATGTTTGTCAAGCTCAAGAGATACGAATTCCTTAGCTTCCCTAGATTTAATCTGACTTTTTACGAGCTGTAGAAATGACTGTTTCTTATTCATAAGTTAGATCCCCTTGCAAAAAGTCCTTTAGTGGTTTCGATAAAATCTCATGTTTAGCTTCCATTTTACGTAAATGCCTTTTTCCTTTTTGATTGAGAAAATACTGTTTTACATTATCCTGTTTCCATTCGGACAAAATGAATTCTTTTTGCTCAAGATCGTGCAATAGTATGTACAATGATCCTTCATTATCTTCAAACTTTTTCAAGCCGCGAGCAATGAGTTGTTGGAGTAATTGAAAACCGCTTTTCTTCTCGGATAGCAGCTGTAATATGGAAAGCAACACATCATCCTCATTTTCTGCTTCTCGTTCAATCGCTTTATAAATATTGTTGCGATGACGTTCAGTAAATTCTAGCTGTGTGGACACCCGGCTTTTTTTGAGGTTTTTTAATCTATCTTCCATGAATAATCACCCCTCCAAACTTTCTTTTAAAAGTGTTTTCGATCGGCGCATGCGAGTTTTAATCGTGTTTTGTTTTACTCCTGTGAGTATTTCAATTTCTTTGATCGACATCTCTTCGAAATAATGTAGATAGATAGGTTCGCGTAATTTCAGTGGCAACTGCAAAATTGCTTTTATTAATTCGCTATCGTCATTTAATTGAATTACCATTTGTTCTACATGATCGTGTTGAGAAGCGGGTTCTACCTCATTTTCGTATGTAAGAAGAATCTTTCGGTGGTGCCAGCTCCGCAAATAATCTTTGCAATGGTTAATAGCAATCCTCCATAACCAAGTTTTGAAGTTAGAATGATGTTGAAATGTATGTAAATTTTTATAGCATTTAATAAAAATCTCCTGCGTTAAATCTTCAGCAATTGCATTATTTTTCACATAGGAATAAGCGAGCTGCAAAATCGCTTGCCCATAATCTGTCATGATTTGATCGAAAGTTATCTCATCTTCTGTCACTTGAAGCGCTTCAGCAACAATTTCTTTCACAAATTCATACCTCCTTACCATGCATATCTATTAGACGATGCAATGTGAGTGTTGGTTTTCATTATATAACAAAATTTACAGTCTCTGATAAAACACTTTCTGCTAGAATGAAAGAAAAGGTATCTTTCATAGGGGGGACAAATTGGGGAAATCAAAGCGGATTGTAAGCGTATGTATTATTTTATTCATTGTTAGTTATGCTATCTTTTTTCTCTTTTCGATACAGAAAAAAGATCAAGATGAGCTCCTAATGAATGATGTGGGACGATTGGTTCCTATTAAAGTGCGAGAAGTCGTGCAAGGACAAGAAACAGAGCAAATTCAGCAAATTTTAAAAGAAGCTAAAAAGAAGGAAATGAAAATTTCAATAGCTGGGAAACAACATAGTCAAGGCGGGCATACGTATTTTAAAGATGCAATTGTGTTAGACATGACAACGTATAATCGTATCATTAAGGTACTACCAGAAGAGAAGTTGATCACTGTTCAAAGCGGTGCTACATGGGAGGATGTCCAAGAAGCAATCAATCCTTACAATCTATCAATTAAAACGATGCAGGCTCCAAATATTTTTACGATTGGTGGATCAATGAGTGTGAATGTCCACGGAAGAGATATTCGCTTTGGCCCACTTATTGATAGTATTCGTTCTTTTCGGTTGATGAATGCGGATGGAAAGATTTTGAATGTAAGCAGAACGGAGAATGAGGAACTGTTTAGGCTTGTGAATGGTGGGTATGGATTATTTGGGGTTATTCTTGATGTTGATATTGAGCTGACGGATGATGTCGTTTATAAGGCAAATAATGAATGGATTGACTATAAAGAATATCCCACATACTTTAAAAATGAAATATTAGCGAACCAGAATATAGAGATGCATAATTCGCGAATATCCGTCGCACCAAATCATTTTTTAACAGAAATGTATGTAACAAATTATTATCGTGAGGATAAAGACTTGAACGAATTTAATGATTTGCTTAATGAAACATATGTACGCAGAAATAAATTTGCATTCGGACTATCACGACATTTTGATTGGGGGAAAAACTTCGTCTGGTATGTGCAAAAGCAAGCCTTTAAAGATGGAAAAGAAGAGTGGATATCGAGGAACAATGTAATGCGTCCGGAAGTTCAGTTTTTAGACTATGAAGGAAAAAGTGATACGGATATTCTTCAAGAATATTTCGTACCAACAGATGAATTTCCGATTTTTATTGATAGATTAAGAGAAATGTTAGAAGATAGTGAAATGAATGTATTAAATATCACTGTGCGATATGTGCCTAAAAACGAAGAAACAATCCTTTCTTATGCGAAGGAAGATATGTTTGCCTTAGTATTCTTAATCAATCAAGGAATTGGGGAAAAAGAGATCGATAAAAATGGTGAGGTTGTGAAAAAAATCATTGATCTTACGCTTGAATTGGATGGAAGCTATTACTTACCTTATTATCACTATCCAACGAAAGAACAAATGAGAAAAGCATATCCATTAACAGATGAATTTTTCGAAAAGAAAAAGCAGTATGATCCCAAGGAACGATTCGTGAGCGAATTTTATGAGGAGTATAGCCAATGAGATGGGTAGTTATTTCACAAAGCATTGCTATTCTTGGAAGCAGTCTTGTCTTTCCATTTTATTTAATATTTATAAAAGAAGTTGGTGGGGGATTCCTTCAGTACGGAATTTCTTATGGACTATTTATGATGAGCTCAGCACTCGTCCATCTTTTCATTGGTAAGCTTTCTGATAGAGTGGGTCGAAAATTATTTTTACTAATCAATAGTTGGGGTATGGCGGTACTATTATTATTTTTCCCCATTGTCTCGATGGTTTGGCAAGTATATGTTTTACAAATTTCCCTTGGAATTGTTGGAGCGATGCAGAAAACGAGTGAAAAAGCATTGCTTGCTGATTTTACAGATGGTGCGAATCGTGGCTTTGTTATTGGACGTTATCACTTTTGGACATCGATTTTTTCAGGTGGAGCAGTTATGCTAGGCGGATTTATTATTGATTTATTTACGCTAGATATTATTTTTTATATTAGTTCCTTCATTTTATTCGTGAGTGGTTTCTTTATTTTGAAAATAGTAGAAAAGGAGACATGAGACATGAAGAATCCTAGGCTTAGAAAACTACATGATAAGTGGCTGATTGAGGCAAGAATTGAAGACATGCAAGAAAAGCTTGGTTCAGGAGAAGTATCATCTGTAGATCTCGTCCAAATGTATTTGTACAGAATTGCTAAATATGATAAAAGTCTCCGTACAGTTATTGAATTAAATCCGGATGCTTTGCAGATTGCTATGGCACTCGACGCGGAGAGAAAGCTTCATGGGTCAAGAGGCGCACTACATGGCATTCCAATTTTATTAAAGGACAATATTGACACAGGTGATAAAATGCATACGACCGCTGGTTCCTTAGCTATGAAGGATCATTATGCAGCTGAAGATTCCTTTGTAGCCGGACAATTACGAAAATCGGGAGCTATTTTACTCGGAAAAACAAATATGACGGAATGGGCGAATTTCATGACAGTCGGAATGCCAAGTGGGTATAGTTCAAGAGGTGGGCAAACATTGAACCCTTATGGACCGGGAAAGATAGATGTCGGTGGATCAAGCTCTGGTTCAGGTGCCGCGATCGCAGCCAATTTTGCTGCAGCCGCCGTAGGCACGGAAACATCGGGATCTATCTTAAATCCTTCTTTGAAAAATGCATTAGTTGGTATCAAGCCGACAGTGGGACTCGTGAGCAGAAAAGGTGTCATTCCGATTGCGCACAGTCAAGATACACCAGGACCAATGGCTAGAACAGTGAAAGATGCCGCATATTTATTAGCTTTGATGGCAGGTGTCGATGAAAAGGATCCGGTTACAGGAACAAATACAAAGCTGGTCAACTTTGCTGAACATCTTAAGGAAACGAGCTTAAAAGACATGCGTATCGGTATAGCACGGGGGCCTTTTACAGAGCGGATCAGCAAGCATAAGCTAGCACTCTTTGATGGTGCCATTCATGGGCTTCGGGATCTGGGGGCGGAGTTGATAAATGATATTGAGATTGCATCTGCGAAAGAAGGATGGGAAGCTGAAACCCTGATACATGAGTTCAAATCGGATTTGAATGCCTATCTACAGGCGACCACACATTCAAATAAAATTCGTTCACTTGCGGATGTGATTTTGTATAATAATGATCATCCAGATGAAATGCTAAAATACGGGCAAAAACTACTCGAAGCTTCCGAGAAAACGAGCGGAACATTACTTGAGATGGAATATATTCATACATTGGAAAAAGAATTGTATTTATCGCGAGAGCAAGGCATCGACTATGCTTTGCAAAAATATAAGCTAGATGCGATTTTATTCGCAGGTGACCGTGGTTCAGATATTGCTGCGAAAGCAGGGTATCCATCTGTCATCGTGCCTGCCGGATTTATTCCAAATGGAGAGCCATTCGGAATCATGTTTACAGGCACATCGTTTAGCGAACAGATATTGTTGAAAATCGCCTATGCATTTGAACAAGCAACGAAGCACAGGCAAGCCCCAAAGTTAGAGTGATAAAGAATGGCTGCTACTACTGAGTAAGCAGCCTTAACAATGTTGGTGTAACTTTGGCAATAGAACTTCGCAAAGGTAAATAGAATGTCTATATAAGTAAATAGAACCCCACAACGGTAAATAGAGTACTGGTATCGGCTAATAGGCCGACAATACCGACTATGCCATCCTCATCGTCTCGCCAATTTTTAAGTCTTTCAATCGTTCATCGTCCAAATCTTGTTTTTTCCATTCAGCAAACAATCGATCGAGTGCTTCTTTAGGTGTATCATCTGCTAAACGATATGCGCCATAATGCATGGGGATCAGTATTCGAGCTTGGGTATCAAGAAAAGCCTTTACAGCTTCTTCTGGACTTACATGCTGTGCGCCCATGAACCATTCCGGTTCGTATGCTCCAATCGGCATTAAACAATAATCAATCTGATATTTTTCCCCGATTTCTCGGAATCCTTTAAAATATCCACTGTCTCCTGCAAAGTAAATCGTTTGTTTGTCGGAATCTTTGATGATCCAACCTCCCCAATGGGAGCGGTTCGTATCGGTTAACGTTCGCTTTGTCCAATGTTGAGCTGGCGTAAAAGAGAAGTACAATCCAGACACTTCATGTTCCTCCCACCAAGTAAATTCCATTGTATTGCCAAATCCTTTTCGCTTAAACCAGCTACCTAGTCCAATTGGTATCAAAAACATTGGTTCACCTTTCAAACTTTTAATAGAAGAATAATGAAGATGATCATAATGACTATGTGATATTAAAACAAAATCAATTGGTGGTAACTCACGCAAGGCAAGTCCAGGCGAAGAGAGTCTTTTATCCATCCCAAGTCGATTTGCCCAAACAGGATCTGTTAAGATGTTTTTTCCGTTAAGTTGAATGAGAAAAGTGGAATGACCAATCCAAGTGATCGTTGGAATAGTACGGTTGGATTGCAAAAATACTACTTCTGTTTTTTCCACTGTCGGTACTTGGAATGACAAATCTTTCATTTTAGCCTTTCTTTCTTTTCTCCACTTTAGTAAATCTTTAAATGTACTAAGGCTTGCATTTACGTCCATATTTTCATAACGTTTCTTTTTCATGTACTAACCCCACAATGATCTTTTCTTCAGTTTAAGTTAAATGAAAAAAAATTGCTAAGTGGGTGTCTTTGTATAAATAAAGTGTATATCACTTTATTTAAGAAGGAGGTTAGTCCATTGATAAAAATAATGATTGAAGGTGGGGAAATAACACGCAAGGACACTAATTTTTTTTTGTAAAACAAGCACATGTACCAAGTGATCTGCCTGTACGTTTAATGAACACGTTGCATTTTATATTATAAGGAGATGTATATCTTATGAATATTAAACAACAACTAGTTTTTAACCGTTCAAACACATATGGGTTAGGTAATCCATGTAACTTTATTACGATCCACGAGACAGCCAACTATGATAAAGGGGCTGGTGCTCAAACACACGCTAATTTACAATCAAATGGCTATTCTGCATCATGGCATTATCAAGTTGATGACAAAGAGGTTATACAATCATTTTCAGATGATGTACAATGTTGGCACGCCGGGGATAGTCGTGGAAAAGGTAATTTAGAATCTATAGGGATAGAAATTTGCGTTAACATTGATAGTGATTTTAAAAAGGCAGTAGAAAATGCAGCAAAACTTGTTAAGATCTTGATGAACAGGCATAAGATAGCACTTATTAATGTAGTTCAGCATAATAGGTGGAGTGGTAAGGATTGCCCACATAATTTACGGAATGGATCAAAGGGAATTAGCTGGGGGGACTTTGTAAATATAGTAAATGAGTTAGTCAAAGACGAGCCAATTGAAAATAAGCCAACTAAGACTGAATCTGGTCCAGTTCAAAGTAAACCAGTGCAATCAACTACAATCAATAAACAGACAAGTATTGTAGATTGGATGAAACTAAATGGGATGGATCCGAGCTATGTGAATCGTACTAAGTTGGCTGGCCAGTACGGAATTAAAGATTATAAAGGCACAGCTGCTCAAAATATAACATTGTTAAATAAACTAAAAGGCGACCGACCTGTCATGAACTCCAAACCTAAATCAACTGTCAACACGAATAGTATAATAGATTGGATGAAAGCTAATAAATTGGATTCGAGTTATAGCAATAGAGCAAAGCTTGCTGAGAAATATGGTGTTAAGAATTATACTGGGACAGCTGGTCAGAATATAGCGCTGTTAAATAAACTAAAAGGCGACCAACCTGTCATGAACCCCAATCCTACATCGACTGTCAACACGAATAGTATAATAGATTGGATGAAAGCTAATAAGTTGGATTCGAGTTATAGCCATAGAGCAAAGCTTGCTGAGAAATATGGTATTAAGAATTATACTGGGACAGCTGGTCAGAATATAACGCTGTTAAATAAACTAAAAGGTAAATAATAGCCCGGCATTGTCCGGGCTTGATTTAATCTTATGAAAATAGGCCGGAAAACAGAAGGATAATTAGTGAAGCCATCGTTCTAATCAAAGCATGTTACGGATCAAGCTATAAGTCATTGCTACTAAAAACGTTTCATGATGTTTATATCGATTACATCGAAAAAGATTCTTTTCACCATTGACCGATCATAATAAATAACTGAAATAATTAGTTAGATAATATCCAGTAAGTGAAAATTCCCGTCTTTATAGAAGAAGGAAAAGGTTTAAGGTGAAATTTAGTTAATTATCTATATTGTCCCGAAAATTTTTATTCCAGTTCTTATCCCCTGAATGTTCGAAGTCTTGGGTGGTACGCTCCAACACATCAAGTATCCATCGTTTGGTTTCATATATGGTATCGTAGAATGCTTTTTCTTCCACCCCGGTTGTCTTTACTCCAGCTAGAGCATTCGACGCAGTTAAACGTCGATGTTCTTCTATCTTTTTATTGTACTCATCAAAGATATGCTGTACAAACATCGTAATGTCTCTGTGTTCCTTCGTTACCCTTTGTTGAATATCAATTAATCTTTTATCCATTTTTAATTACCCCTTTCTTTTCTTTTTAATCATTCAATTAACCTTGCCAGTTCTAATTCATCCACAATCATAGGTCACTAATTCAGTTTATTTTCTTCTTAATAAAACAATACCTTTTGTAGCACTTTATTTTCATTGGCTCCATATATTACATAATTGTCAATATATGATTTATAGACGTCAAGTAAAAGCATTTACCAATGTGTTTTAATCATACTATTTTACTTCACAGTAAATTTATAAACAAGGGAGAGATGTAATAAATCCGGAAATTTACTGATTACCTTTTATATAAATAAAAACTCTTCTATAAAATGATTGTTAAAGCTGGTAGAATTTTTATTACTGTAAAGGATTGTAGTATGATGGAAGAAGAATCTTGTAGTATGTGAAATGAGGAGAAAAAATGACAAACGAAATAAACTTCTTATCCAATATAAAACCAGCGTTGCAGAAAATATGGGCAAAGTCTCATTTTACTGTACCCACTCCAATTCAAAATAGAGCTATCCCCTATATTTTAGAAGGAAAAGATCTTATCGCGCAATCACCGACAGGAACAGGCAAGACGATTGCGTACCTTCTTCCGATTGTCGAACATATTCAAGTGGATAATAATAGCCTTCAAGCAGTCATTTTAGCGCCATCTCGTGAACTTGTTATGCAAATTTATCAAGAATTACAAAAGTGGACAGAAGATACGGAAATCACCGGGGTATCATTAGTAGGTGGGGCAAATATTAAGCGCCAATTAGACAAATTGAAGAAAAAGCCACAAATTGCTGTGGGGACACCAGGACGAATATTAGAGCTAATCAAATTAAAAAAATTAAAGATGCATGATGTGAAAACAATCGTTCTTGACGAAGGGGATCAGCTTCTTATAAACGAACATTTACAAACAGTACGAACAATTGTAAAATCAGCACAAAATGATCGTCAACTGTTATTATTTTCTGCTACTTCCCTGAAAGAGATTGACTTGATTACGGCAATGATTGACAGAAAACCCGAAATTATTAAAGTGGAGAGAACGGAAACTGCGTCAAAGGGAGTAAATCACTATTATTTAATATCTGAACCACGTGAAAAAGCTGAATTACTTCGAAGGATTGCTGCTATGGAAGGGATGAAGGGGCTCGTTTTTGTACGTGATGTTGCAAGTATGACCGTACTAGCGGAAAAGTTGAAGTATGAGAAAGTATCACTAGACATTCTTCATAGTGAGCTTGGAAAAAATGATCGTGAAAAAGCGCTTCGGGCATTACGCGATGGCGATGTGAAAATATTATTAGCAACAGATGTTGCTGCGAGAGGGCTAGATATCGAAGGATTGACCCATGTCATTCACTCTGATTTTCCAGCCGATGTTGAACAATACATACACCGTTCAGGTAGGACAGGCAGAATGGGGGCAGCAGG harbors:
- a CDS encoding MBL fold metallo-hydrolase; this encodes MKKKRYENMDVNASLSTFKDLLKWRKERKAKMKDLSFQVPTVEKTEVVFLQSNRTIPTITWIGHSTFLIQLNGKNILTDPVWANRLGMDKRLSSPGLALRELPPIDFVLISHSHYDHLHYSSIKSLKGEPMFLIPIGLGSWFKRKGFGNTMEFTWWEEHEVSGLYFSFTPAQHWTKRTLTDTNRSHWGGWIIKDSDKQTIYFAGDSGYFKGFREIGEKYQIDYCLMPIGAYEPEWFMGAQHVSPEEAVKAFLDTQARILIPMHYGAYRLADDTPKEALDRLFAEWKKQDLDDERLKDLKIGETMRMA
- a CDS encoding DUF3597 family protein → MNIKQQLVFNRSNTYGLGNPCNFITIHETANYDKGAGAQTHANLQSNGYSASWHYQVDDKEVIQSFSDDVQCWHAGDSRGKGNLESIGIEICVNIDSDFKKAVENAAKLVKILMNRHKIALINVVQHNRWSGKDCPHNLRNGSKGISWGDFVNIVNELVKDEPIENKPTKTESGPVQSKPVQSTTINKQTSIVDWMKLNGMDPSYVNRTKLAGQYGIKDYKGTAAQNITLLNKLKGDRPVMNSKPKSTVNTNSIIDWMKANKLDSSYSNRAKLAEKYGVKNYTGTAGQNIALLNKLKGDQPVMNPNPTSTVNTNSIIDWMKANKLDSSYSHRAKLAEKYGIKNYTGTAGQNITLLNKLKGK
- a CDS encoding DEAD/DEAH box helicase encodes the protein MTNEINFLSNIKPALQKIWAKSHFTVPTPIQNRAIPYILEGKDLIAQSPTGTGKTIAYLLPIVEHIQVDNNSLQAVILAPSRELVMQIYQELQKWTEDTEITGVSLVGGANIKRQLDKLKKKPQIAVGTPGRILELIKLKKLKMHDVKTIVLDEGDQLLINEHLQTVRTIVKSAQNDRQLLLFSATSLKEIDLITAMIDRKPEIIKVERTETASKGVNHYYLISEPREKAELLRRIAAMEGMKGLVFVRDVASMTVLAEKLKYEKVSLDILHSELGKNDREKALRALRDGDVKILLATDVAARGLDIEGLTHVIHSDFPADVEQYIHRSGRTGRMGAAGTVVSLVTSREERELKKYGRQLDLEVQLRRLSHGKFIEVNLKK